Proteins encoded together in one Onychomys torridus chromosome 1, mOncTor1.1, whole genome shotgun sequence window:
- the C1H10orf95 gene encoding uncharacterized protein C10orf95 homolog, translating into MYSYACLPPGEGVWPRLQTLTYTYLPAPLLLPPIQTHNFCSRPAPREFHCFHSAGAALASTPPWWAFPPPGAATPGSSFPAAREPAPFQPAPDAERWVQWPEGSSLQLQLRWGRVERTRGPPLPLPDAVRRQLRRVYGTYPRTDVRVTQRGGQFLLRASPRVGEPEYRVARRVIRRPAGGGDGDSGDSRAAPEAAQPSRPKKKQGLR; encoded by the coding sequence ATGTACTCCTACGCCTGCCTGCCGCCCGGGGAGGGCGTCTGGCCTCGGCTGCAGACCCTCACCTACACCTACCTGCCCGCCCCTCTGTTGCTGCCGCCCATCCAGACCCACAACTTCTGCAGCCGGCCGGCCCCGCGTGAATTCCACTGCTTCCATAGTGCGGGTGCGGCGCTGGCCTCCACGCCGCCCTGGTGGGCCTTCCCGCCGCCGGGTGCCGCGACCCCCGGCTCGTCGTTCCCCGCGGCCCGCGAGCCTGCACCATTCCAGCCTGCGCCGGACGCCGAGCGCTGGGTGCAGTGGCCCGAGGGCAGCagcctgcagctgcagctgcGGTGGGGACGCGTGGAGCGCACCAGGGGGCCGCCCCTGCCGCTGCCAGATGCGGTGCGCCGCCAGCTGCGGCGCGTGTACGGCACCTACCCACGCACCGACGTGCGCGTCACCCAGCGCGGCGGCCAGTTCCTGCTGCGGGCCTCGCCGCGCGTGGGCGAGCCCGAATACCGCGTGGCGCGGCGCGTGATACGCCGGCCGGCCGGTGGCGGCGATGGGGACAGCGGGGACAGCCGGGCGGCTCCGGAGGCGGCGCAGCCTAGCCGCCCCAAGAAAAAGCAAGGTCTGCGCTGA